In Dioscorea cayenensis subsp. rotundata cultivar TDr96_F1 chromosome 11, TDr96_F1_v2_PseudoChromosome.rev07_lg8_w22 25.fasta, whole genome shotgun sequence, a single genomic region encodes these proteins:
- the LOC120271696 gene encoding uncharacterized protein LOC120271696, with amino-acid sequence MADQGFHTRSNSMPTRSHPMIATAEEEVNKLKACVMVSPNMICKSLRSLVVFYDCIEELLHLPSSTQQALSHSQEKKWVEEELDSSLRLVELCGTLRDTLAATKEHAQELEMVLRRKRSMNTEGKHQCHIQTDKKTSKSIKTCLKSLKQIDGKDSGRSTAVSKMFAEARDVTISLLQSVASSLSPSSTQKTSKWSTVSKALHKKKVTCLNANGIDFSFNVIYECVSCKDVDGLRAVKIQEQLTAMMSSLEGVEMELESLYRKLIRIRVSLLNMLSQ; translated from the coding sequence ATGGCAGACCAAGGCTTCCATACTAGATCAAACAGCATGCCTACAAGATCCCACCCCATGATAGCCACAGCAGAGGAAGAAGTgaacaagctaaaagcttgtGTCATGGTTTCACCAAATATGATCTGCAAATCATTGAGAAGTCTTGTTGTTTTCTATGACTGCATTGAAGAGCTTCTTCACTTGCCTAGCAGTACCCAACAAGCCCTTTCTCATTCTCAAGAGAAGAAATGGGTGGAAGAGGAGTTGGATTCTTCTCTAAGATTGGTAGAACTATGTGGTACCCTTAGAGATACGTTGGCTGCAACAAAAGAGCATGCTCAAGAACTTGAGATGGTtctaagaaggaaaagaagcatGAACACTGAAGGCAAACATCAGTGTCACATTCAAACAGATAAGAAAACGAGCAAGAGTATCAAGACTTGTCTAAAATCATTGAAGCAAATTGATGGCAAGGACTCGGGTAGATCAACTGCAGTGTCTAAGATGTTCGCTGAAGCAAGAGATGTCACCATATCTCTCTTACAGTCAGTTGCATCTTCTTTATCTCCAAGCTCCACACAGAAGACTAGCAAGTGGTCTACTGTCTCAAAGGCATTGCACAAGAAGAAGGTGACGTGTCTTAATGCAAATGGCATTGATTTCTCATTCAATGTAATATATGAGTGCGTGTCATGCAAAGATGTTGATGGTTTGAGGGCGGTGAAGATACAAGAACAATTGACAGCAATGATGAGTAGCTTAGAAGGCGTTGAGATGGAACTAGAGTCTCTCTACAGGAAACTAATCCGAATTAGAGTTTCCCTTCTCAACATGCTAAGCCAATAG